Proteins from a genomic interval of Candidatus Methylomirabilota bacterium:
- a CDS encoding SDR family oxidoreductase: MSAAPAATRPEDDPELAGRVAIVTGGGAAGDGIGNGRAACILLARSGTRVLVVDRDEGLATRTAEMIAAEGGTASALAGDVTDEAQCAAMAREAASRYGRVDFLVNNVGIGSKGSVVEEKPETWRRVMQVNVETMFLASRAVIPEMIRTAKGGAIVNISSISALRPRGLTTYSASKGAVIALSRAMAVDHGRDGIRVNCIAPGPVYTPMV; this comes from the coding sequence ATGAGCGCAGCCCCGGCCGCCACGCGGCCCGAAGACGATCCGGAGCTGGCGGGACGGGTGGCCATCGTCACCGGCGGCGGCGCCGCGGGCGACGGCATCGGCAACGGACGCGCGGCCTGCATCCTCCTCGCCCGCAGCGGCACCCGCGTGCTCGTCGTCGATCGCGACGAGGGCCTCGCCACGCGCACCGCCGAGATGATCGCCGCGGAGGGCGGCACCGCGTCGGCTCTCGCGGGCGACGTCACCGACGAGGCGCAGTGCGCGGCCATGGCCCGCGAGGCGGCGAGCCGCTACGGCCGCGTCGACTTCCTGGTCAACAACGTGGGCATCGGCAGCAAGGGCAGCGTGGTCGAGGAGAAGCCCGAGACCTGGCGGCGGGTGATGCAGGTCAACGTCGAGACCATGTTCCTCGCCTCCAGGGCCGTGATCCCCGAGATGATCCGCACCGCCAAGGGCGGAGCCATCGTGAACATCTCGTCGATCTCGGCCCTGCGCCCGCGCGGCCTCACCACCTACTCCGCCTCCAAGGGCGCGGTGATCGCGCTCAGCCGGGCCATGGCGGTGGATCACGGCCGCGACGGCATCCGCGTCAACTGCATCGCCCCCGGCCCGGTGTACACCCCGATGGTCTA
- a CDS encoding N-acyl homoserine lactonase family protein encodes MISVFALCSGALELDRASMLDDLPAGQPWTVPVMSVLVAHPKGRLLFDTGVHCQVRVDPISRMGPERAKRLTDRSKAGEDIVPQLALLGLAPDDVRYVANSHLHFDHCGGNEFFPRSTFLVQKAEMDAARRPGFAPGYNPSPLDFDHPLDYRLVDGEHDVFGDGTVLLFPTFGHTPGHQSLRVRAGKGPDLVCAADACYTRENMDRDVLPRVLWSAPIMRESLATLRRLRDQAGATVFYGHDPAQWQATPHAPAPVI; translated from the coding sequence GTGATCTCCGTGTTCGCGCTCTGCAGCGGCGCGCTCGAGCTGGACCGCGCCAGCATGCTCGACGATCTCCCGGCCGGCCAGCCGTGGACGGTGCCGGTGATGAGCGTCCTCGTCGCGCATCCGAAGGGCCGCCTGCTCTTCGACACCGGCGTGCACTGCCAGGTCCGCGTCGATCCGATCTCGCGCATGGGCCCGGAGCGGGCCAAGCGCCTGACCGACCGGTCGAAGGCGGGCGAGGACATCGTGCCGCAGCTGGCGCTCCTCGGCCTCGCCCCCGACGACGTGCGCTACGTGGCCAACTCGCACCTGCACTTCGACCACTGCGGCGGCAACGAGTTCTTCCCCCGCTCCACCTTCCTCGTGCAGAAGGCGGAGATGGACGCGGCGCGGCGGCCTGGCTTCGCCCCCGGCTACAATCCGAGCCCGCTCGATTTCGACCATCCCCTGGACTACCGGCTCGTCGACGGCGAGCACGACGTCTTCGGCGATGGCACCGTGCTCCTGTTCCCCACCTTCGGCCACACGCCGGGGCACCAGTCGCTGCGCGTGCGCGCCGGGAAGGGCCCGGACCTGGTCTGCGCGGCCGACGCCTGCTATACGCGGGAGAACATGGACCGCGACGTGCTGCCGCGCGTCCTGTGGAGCGCGCCGATCATGCGCGAGTCGCTGGCCACGCTGCGACGGCTGCGCGATCAGGCGGGCGCCACCGTGTTCTACGGGCACGATCCCGCGCAGTGGCAGGCCACCCCGCACGCCCCCGCACCCGTCATCTGA
- a CDS encoding flavin reductase family protein, whose amino-acid sequence MQLDPRTMKSEATYKLLIGCVVPRPIAWVSTVSADGVHNLAPFSFFMGVCGDPPTIAFSSGPRATDRKDTVRNAEHTGDFVVNIVDDDRAEQMNLSSGEYPPEVDEFALTGLTAAPGVRVRAPRVLQAPVSLECRVAQIIPVGHGPHQLVLGEIVYFHVREDVYDAGTGRIDVGRLKPVGRLAGHQYAYIHDIFEMKRPNENYRG is encoded by the coding sequence ATGCAGCTCGATCCGCGCACGATGAAGTCGGAGGCCACCTACAAGCTGCTGATCGGCTGCGTGGTGCCGCGGCCGATCGCCTGGGTCTCCACGGTGAGCGCCGACGGCGTCCACAACCTCGCCCCGTTCAGCTTCTTCATGGGCGTCTGCGGGGACCCGCCCACCATCGCGTTCTCCTCGGGCCCGCGCGCGACTGACCGCAAGGACACCGTGCGCAACGCCGAGCACACGGGCGACTTCGTGGTGAACATCGTGGACGACGACCGCGCCGAGCAGATGAACCTGAGCTCGGGGGAGTACCCGCCCGAGGTGGACGAGTTCGCGCTGACCGGGCTCACCGCCGCGCCGGGCGTGCGGGTGCGCGCCCCGCGCGTGCTGCAGGCTCCGGTCAGCCTCGAGTGCCGCGTGGCCCAGATCATCCCGGTGGGCCACGGCCCCCACCAGCTGGTCCTGGGCGAGATCGTCTACTTCCACGTGCGCGAGGACGTCTACGACGCGGGCACCGGGCGCATCGACGTGGGACGCCTGAAGCCGGTCGGCCGTCTCGCCGGGCACCAGTACGCCTACATCCACGACATCTTCGAGATGAAGCGGCCGAACGAGAACTACCGGGGGTAA
- a CDS encoding multidrug efflux RND transporter permease subunit, producing the protein MNLSGPFIRRPVGTTLLTLALVLAGTIGFRLLPVAPLPQVDFPTISVSAGLPGASPETMASAVATPLERQFSRIAAVNEMTSTSFLGSTSVALQFDLSRDINGAARDVQSAINAASGQLPSNLPSNPTYRKVNPADAPIMILALTSATASTGQLYDMASTILQQKLAQIDGVGQVFVGGSSLPAVRVELNPHALARYNIGLEDVRAVLASANVNRPKGQIHGTQRAWELRTSDQLRHASEYRPLLVAWRNGAAVRLSDVAEVVDSVEDLRAVGIANGKPAALIIIFRQPGANIIETVDRIREADPELHALLPADVTLTPVLDQTVTIRASVGDVEHALMISVALVVLVVFLFLRDWRATAIPGVVVPVSLVGTFAFMYLIGYSIDNLSLMALTVATGFVVDDAIVVVENVTRHLEAGMSTLEAAVTGAREIGFTVLSMSISLVAVFIPILLMGGLIGRLFREFAVVLSVAVLVSLVISLTATPMMCARLLRSHADRPRGRLYRAGEWVFDRIQGGYARSLSWSLRYRRTVLLIATVTLGLTAYLFVVIPKGFFPQQDNGRLTGSIVASQDISFQAMRDKVTRLAAIVQADPGVATATTYTGGGGGRGTTVNTARMFVALKPRHQRDASADQIITRLRPKLARVAGATLYLQAVQDIRLGGRRGNAQYQYSFQADSLRDLSEWAPRMLAALRDLPQLRDVSSDQQDAGLQVPLTIDRATAARLGVSTRLIDETLYSAFGQRQVSTIYTSLNQYHVVMEVAPEFWQSPDALRGIYVRSTAGTQVPLTALTRFEPSAAPLQVNHQGLFPAVTISFNLAPGVALGDAVTAVEGAARRIGLPASIQGKFAGVAQAFQDSLATQPLLILAALLTVYVVLGVLYESYVHPLTILSTLPSAGVGALLALMAFDMELSIIALIGIILLIGIVKKNAILVIDVALDLERREGRAPHDAIYHACLQRLRPILMTTMAALLGALPLALGAGIGSELRRPLGVSIVGGLLLSQLLTLYTTPVIYLFLERWRLRTAAGWGRIGERIGIRRPAPGISGGSGT; encoded by the coding sequence GTGAACCTCTCCGGCCCGTTCATCCGGCGGCCCGTCGGCACCACGCTGCTCACGCTCGCGCTGGTCTTGGCCGGGACCATCGGCTTCCGGCTCTTGCCGGTGGCGCCGCTGCCCCAGGTGGACTTCCCGACCATCAGCGTCTCGGCCGGTCTTCCCGGGGCGAGCCCGGAGACGATGGCCTCGGCGGTGGCCACCCCGCTCGAGCGCCAGTTCTCGCGCATCGCCGCGGTGAACGAGATGACCTCGACGAGCTTCCTCGGCTCGACGAGCGTGGCCCTGCAGTTCGATCTCTCGCGCGACATCAACGGCGCGGCGCGCGACGTGCAGTCGGCCATCAATGCGGCGAGCGGCCAGCTGCCGTCGAACCTGCCGAGCAATCCCACCTACCGGAAGGTCAATCCGGCCGACGCGCCGATCATGATCCTCGCGCTGACCTCGGCCACCGCGAGCACCGGGCAGCTCTACGACATGGCCTCGACGATCCTCCAGCAGAAGCTGGCCCAGATCGACGGCGTCGGCCAGGTCTTCGTGGGCGGCAGCTCGCTGCCCGCGGTGCGGGTGGAGCTGAACCCGCACGCGCTGGCCCGCTACAACATCGGCCTGGAGGACGTGCGCGCGGTTCTGGCCAGCGCCAACGTCAACCGCCCGAAGGGTCAGATCCACGGGACGCAGCGGGCGTGGGAGCTGCGCACCAGCGATCAGCTCCGCCACGCCAGCGAGTACCGGCCACTGCTGGTGGCCTGGCGCAACGGGGCGGCGGTGCGGCTGTCCGACGTGGCCGAGGTGGTGGATTCCGTCGAGGACCTGCGCGCGGTCGGCATCGCCAACGGCAAGCCCGCCGCCCTGATCATCATCTTCCGCCAGCCCGGCGCCAACATCATCGAGACGGTGGACCGGATCCGCGAGGCCGACCCCGAGCTGCACGCGCTCCTGCCCGCCGACGTGACGCTGACCCCGGTGCTCGATCAGACCGTCACCATCCGCGCCTCGGTGGGAGACGTCGAGCACGCCCTGATGATCTCGGTGGCCCTGGTGGTGCTGGTGGTGTTCCTGTTCCTGCGCGACTGGCGGGCCACCGCGATCCCCGGCGTGGTGGTGCCGGTGTCGCTGGTCGGCACCTTCGCGTTCATGTACCTGATCGGCTACTCCATCGACAACCTGTCGCTGATGGCCCTGACGGTGGCCACCGGCTTCGTGGTGGACGACGCGATCGTGGTGGTCGAGAACGTCACGCGCCACCTCGAGGCGGGCATGTCGACCCTGGAGGCCGCGGTCACCGGCGCGCGCGAGATCGGCTTCACCGTGCTCTCCATGTCGATCTCGCTGGTCGCGGTGTTCATCCCGATCTTGTTGATGGGCGGCCTGATCGGCCGGCTGTTCCGCGAGTTCGCGGTGGTGCTCTCGGTCGCGGTGCTGGTCTCGCTGGTGATCTCGCTCACCGCCACCCCGATGATGTGCGCGCGCCTGCTCCGCTCGCACGCCGACCGGCCCCGCGGCCGCCTCTACCGGGCCGGCGAGTGGGTGTTCGACCGGATCCAGGGCGGCTACGCGAGGAGCCTGAGCTGGTCCCTGCGCTACCGGCGCACCGTGCTGCTCATCGCGACCGTCACCCTGGGGCTGACCGCGTACCTCTTCGTGGTGATCCCCAAGGGCTTCTTCCCCCAGCAGGACAACGGCCGGCTCACCGGCTCGATCGTGGCCTCGCAGGACATTTCCTTTCAGGCCATGCGCGACAAGGTGACCCGGCTCGCCGCGATCGTGCAGGCCGATCCGGGGGTGGCCACCGCCACCACCTACACCGGCGGCGGCGGCGGACGCGGCACCACCGTGAACACCGCGCGCATGTTCGTGGCGCTCAAGCCGCGCCACCAGCGCGACGCGAGCGCGGACCAGATCATCACGCGCCTGCGGCCCAAGCTCGCGCGGGTGGCCGGCGCGACCCTCTACCTGCAGGCGGTGCAGGACATCCGGCTGGGCGGCCGCCGCGGCAACGCGCAGTACCAGTACTCCTTCCAGGCCGACAGCCTTCGCGATTTGAGCGAGTGGGCGCCGCGCATGCTGGCGGCCCTGCGCGATCTGCCCCAGCTGCGTGACGTGTCGAGCGACCAGCAGGACGCGGGCCTGCAGGTGCCGCTCACCATCGACCGGGCCACCGCGGCCCGCCTGGGCGTGAGCACGCGCCTGATCGACGAGACGCTCTACAGCGCCTTCGGCCAGCGGCAGGTGTCCACCATCTACACGTCGCTGAACCAGTACCACGTGGTGATGGAGGTGGCCCCCGAGTTCTGGCAGAGCCCCGACGCCCTGCGCGGCATCTACGTCCGCTCCACCGCCGGCACCCAGGTGCCGCTCACCGCGCTGACCCGGTTCGAGCCGAGCGCGGCGCCGCTGCAGGTCAACCACCAGGGCCTCTTCCCGGCGGTGACCATCTCCTTCAACCTGGCCCCCGGGGTGGCGCTGGGCGACGCGGTGACCGCGGTCGAGGGCGCGGCCCGCCGCATCGGGCTGCCCGCGAGCATCCAGGGCAAGTTCGCGGGAGTGGCCCAGGCCTTCCAGGATTCGCTGGCCACCCAGCCCCTGCTGATCCTGGCCGCGCTGCTGACGGTGTACGTGGTGCTGGGCGTCCTCTACGAGAGCTACGTGCACCCGCTCACCATCCTGTCCACCCTGCCGTCGGCGGGCGTGGGCGCGCTGCTCGCGCTCATGGCCTTCGACATGGAGCTGTCGATCATCGCGCTGATCGGCATCATCCTGCTCATCGGCATCGTGAAGAAGAACGCGATCCTGGTCATCGACGTCGCGCTCGACCTCGAGCGGCGCGAGGGCCGCGCCCCCCACGACGCGATCTACCACGCGTGCCTGCAGCGGCTCCGGCCCATCCTGATGACCACGATGGCCGCGCTGCTCGGCGCTCTGCCCCTGGCCCTGGGCGCCGGCATCGGATCGGAGCTGCGGCGGCCCCTCGGCGTGTCCATCGTGGGCGGGCTGCTGCTGAGCCAGCTGCTGACGCTCTACACGACCCCCGTGATCTACCTGTTCCTGGAGCGCTGGCGGTTGCGCACCGCCGCGGGCTGGGGCCGCATCGGCGAGCGCATCGGCATCCGCCGGCCCGCTCCCGGCATCAGCGGCGGCAGCGGCACCTGA
- a CDS encoding multidrug efflux RND transporter permease subunit has translation MNPSRPFILRPVATSLLTAAIVLAGLVAYRLLSVSALPQVDYPTMQVQTFYPGASPDVMASAVTAPLERQFGQMPGLKQMTSTSSGTASIITLQFDLNLALDIAEQQVQAAINAATSFLPPDLPNPPIYSKVNPADAPILTLGLTSKALPLTTVQDLADTRLLPKISQLPGVGLVSLSGGQKPAIRIQANPARLAANSLTLEDLRAAVASASVNQAKGSLDGPRQAFTIGANDQLVSSEQYRNLVIAYRNGAPVHLSDVADTIDDAENVRQAAWMGTEPAVIVNIQRQPGANLIQVVDRVKRLLPTLESTLPSAVTVSVLTDRTITIRASVHDVQIELTLAVILVVLVIFLFLGSPAATFIPSIAVPVSIIGTFAVMYALGFSLNNLSLMALTIATGFVVDDAVVMIENIARYIEAGDPPLRAALKGSAQIGFTILSLTVSLIAVLIPLLFMGDIVGRLFREFAITLSAAILVSAAVSLTLTPMLCAKLLHHRPAQEAGRVARASQAVFSRVLALYARTLRAVLNHQPLTLVVAVATLGLTLVLYTVVPKGLFPVQDTGVILGISEAPQSVSFPAMAQRQQALARAILDDPAVQTLSGFIGVDGTNVTLNSGRILITLKPLDERRVGARDVIERLRPRLAQVPGITLYLQPVQDLTVEDRVSRTQYQYSLETPSLAELNTWAPRLVERLRGRPELRDVASDQQDQGLETSVRIDRNTAARLGITPQMIDDALYNAFGQRQISTIFTQLNQYRVVLEVKPEFRQDPAALNQIYLRSSTGGQVPLSTFTTFEERASPLLVSHQGQFPAVTVSFNLAPGTSLGEAVDAIEQARRDIRMPASIEASFQGAARAFQASLANEPLLILAAVVCVYIVLGVLYESWIHPVTILSTLPSAGVGALLALLAARLDLSVIALIGIILLIGIVMKNAIMMIDFALDAQRTEGKPAPEAIYQACLLRFRPIVMTTMAALLGGVPLALGQGVGSELRQPLGVAIVGGLIMSQLLTLYTTPVIYLAFDRLVSPAVRRRAVPAGAPVEPSRP, from the coding sequence ATGAACCCGTCGCGGCCGTTCATCCTGCGGCCGGTCGCCACCTCTCTCCTCACTGCCGCGATCGTCCTGGCCGGTCTCGTCGCGTACCGGCTCCTCTCCGTCTCGGCCCTGCCCCAGGTCGACTACCCGACCATGCAGGTGCAGACGTTCTATCCGGGCGCCAGTCCCGACGTGATGGCCTCCGCGGTCACCGCCCCGCTCGAGCGCCAGTTCGGCCAGATGCCCGGGCTGAAGCAGATGACCTCGACCAGCTCGGGCACCGCGTCGATCATCACGCTGCAGTTCGACCTGAACCTGGCGCTCGACATCGCCGAGCAGCAGGTGCAGGCGGCCATCAACGCGGCGACCTCGTTCCTGCCCCCCGATCTGCCCAATCCGCCGATCTACAGCAAGGTGAACCCGGCGGACGCGCCCATCCTCACCCTCGGGCTCACCTCGAAGGCGCTGCCCCTCACCACCGTGCAGGACCTGGCCGACACGCGGCTCCTGCCCAAGATCTCCCAGCTGCCCGGGGTCGGGCTCGTGTCGCTCAGCGGCGGGCAGAAGCCGGCCATCCGCATCCAGGCGAACCCGGCGCGGCTCGCCGCCAACTCGCTCACCCTCGAGGACCTGCGCGCCGCGGTGGCCAGCGCCAGCGTCAACCAGGCCAAGGGCAGCCTGGACGGCCCGCGCCAGGCCTTCACCATCGGGGCCAACGATCAGCTCGTCTCGAGCGAGCAGTACCGCAACCTGGTCATCGCCTATCGCAACGGCGCGCCGGTGCATCTCTCCGACGTGGCCGACACCATCGACGACGCGGAGAACGTGCGCCAGGCCGCGTGGATGGGCACCGAGCCGGCGGTGATCGTCAACATCCAGCGCCAGCCGGGCGCCAACCTGATCCAGGTGGTGGACCGGGTGAAGCGGCTCCTGCCCACGCTCGAGTCCACCCTGCCCTCGGCGGTGACGGTGTCGGTCCTGACCGACCGCACCATCACCATCCGGGCTTCGGTCCACGACGTGCAGATCGAGCTGACCCTCGCGGTGATCCTGGTGGTGCTGGTGATCTTCCTGTTCCTGGGCAGCCCCGCGGCCACGTTCATCCCGTCGATCGCGGTGCCGGTGTCGATCATCGGCACCTTCGCGGTCATGTACGCGCTGGGCTTCAGCCTGAACAACCTCTCCCTGATGGCGCTGACCATCGCCACCGGCTTCGTGGTGGACGACGCGGTGGTGATGATCGAGAACATCGCGCGCTACATCGAGGCCGGCGACCCGCCGCTGCGGGCCGCGCTCAAGGGGTCCGCGCAGATCGGCTTCACCATCCTCTCCCTGACCGTGTCCCTGATCGCGGTGCTCATCCCGCTGCTGTTCATGGGCGACATCGTGGGCCGCCTCTTCCGCGAGTTCGCGATCACCCTGAGCGCGGCGATCCTGGTGTCGGCCGCGGTGTCGTTGACCCTGACCCCCATGCTCTGCGCGAAGCTGCTGCACCATCGCCCGGCGCAGGAGGCCGGGCGCGTGGCCCGCGCCTCGCAGGCCGTCTTCAGTCGCGTGCTCGCGCTCTACGCGCGCACGCTTCGCGCCGTCCTGAATCACCAGCCCCTGACCCTGGTCGTGGCGGTGGCGACCCTCGGGCTCACCCTCGTGCTCTACACCGTGGTGCCGAAGGGCCTGTTTCCGGTGCAGGACACCGGGGTGATCCTCGGCATCTCGGAGGCGCCGCAGTCGGTGTCGTTCCCCGCGATGGCCCAGCGCCAGCAGGCCCTCGCCCGGGCCATCCTGGACGACCCGGCGGTGCAGACGCTCTCCGGGTTCATCGGCGTGGACGGCACCAACGTGACGCTCAACAGCGGGCGCATCCTGATCACGCTCAAGCCGCTCGACGAGCGCCGGGTGGGCGCGCGCGACGTCATCGAGCGGCTGCGCCCGCGCCTGGCCCAGGTGCCGGGCATCACGCTCTATCTGCAGCCCGTGCAGGACCTCACGGTGGAGGACCGGGTCAGCCGCACCCAGTACCAGTACAGCCTGGAGACGCCGAGCCTGGCCGAGCTGAACACGTGGGCGCCCCGCCTCGTCGAGCGCCTGCGCGGCCGGCCCGAGCTCCGAGACGTCGCGAGCGATCAGCAGGACCAGGGGCTCGAGACCTCGGTGCGCATCGACCGCAATACCGCCGCGCGCCTCGGCATCACCCCGCAGATGATCGACGACGCGCTCTACAACGCGTTCGGCCAGCGCCAGATCTCCACGATCTTCACCCAGCTGAACCAGTACCGGGTGGTGCTGGAGGTCAAGCCCGAGTTCCGGCAGGATCCCGCGGCCCTCAACCAGATCTACCTGCGCTCGAGCACCGGCGGGCAGGTGCCGCTCTCCACCTTCACGACCTTCGAGGAGCGGGCCAGCCCGCTGCTGGTGAGCCACCAGGGCCAGTTCCCGGCGGTGACCGTCTCGTTCAATCTCGCCCCCGGCACCTCGCTCGGCGAGGCGGTCGACGCCATCGAGCAGGCCCGGCGCGACATCCGGATGCCCGCCTCGATCGAGGCCAGCTTCCAGGGCGCGGCTCGCGCCTTCCAGGCCTCGCTCGCCAACGAGCCGCTCCTGATCCTGGCCGCGGTGGTGTGCGTCTACATCGTGCTGGGCGTGCTGTACGAGAGCTGGATCCACCCGGTCACGATCCTGTCCACGCTGCCCTCGGCGGGGGTGGGCGCGCTGCTCGCCCTGCTCGCGGCCCGTCTGGACCTCAGCGTGATCGCGCTGATCGGCATCATCTTGCTGATCGGCATCGTGATGAAGAACGCGATCATGATGATCGACTTCGCGCTGGACGCCCAGCGCACCGAGGGCAAGCCGGCCCCCGAGGCGATCTACCAGGCGTGCCTGCTCCGCTTCCGCCCCATCGTCATGACCACCATGGCCGCGCTCCTGGGTGGCGTGCCCCTCGCGCTGGGCCAGGGCGTGGGCTCCGAGCTGCGCCAGCCGCTCGGGGTGGCGATCGTGGGCGGGCTCATCATGAGCCAGCTCCTCACGCTCTACACCACGCCGGTCATCTACCTGGCCTTCGACCGCCTCGTCTCGCCCGCGGTCCGCCGGCGCGCGGTCCCCGCCGGCGCGCCCGTCGAGCCCTCGCGGCCGTGA
- a CDS encoding MdtA/MuxA family multidrug efflux RND transporter periplasmic adaptor subunit, producing the protein MSVETSKTAEMEGSSPTRRTSRRIWLICLALAGLLGIGAYVALKVPGRAQSAAPPAAPRAVPVVVSPARSGDLAVYLSGIGSVTPLSTVTVRSRVDGQLMRTLFQEGQSVKAGDLLAEIDPRPFETQLTQAEGQLAKDEAALNNARLDLERYRSLVKGGFIPQQQLDTQASTVSQLSAAIKSDQGQIDSIRLQLTYTEILAPITGRAGLRLVDPGNMVHANDPGGLVVLTQVQPIAVIFTIPQDNLPAVLARQRQGGALPVDAYDREGRTKIATGTLVAIDNQIDVGTGTVRLKASFENREGELFPNQFVNARVQVDVLKGAVLVPNDAVQRGAQGPFVYVAKPDKTVELRKVSLGPTEGNVTAVREGVAAGDALIVDGVDKVQERSRVEPTVRERPAGARPAK; encoded by the coding sequence ATGTCGGTCGAGACGAGCAAAACCGCGGAGATGGAGGGGTCATCCCCCACCCGCCGGACCTCCCGACGGATCTGGCTCATCTGCCTGGCTCTGGCCGGGCTTCTCGGCATCGGCGCCTACGTGGCCCTCAAGGTCCCCGGGCGGGCGCAGTCCGCCGCCCCGCCGGCCGCGCCGCGCGCGGTCCCGGTGGTGGTCAGTCCGGCGCGGTCGGGTGATCTCGCGGTGTATCTGTCCGGCATCGGCTCGGTCACGCCGCTCAGCACGGTGACGGTGCGAAGCCGCGTGGACGGCCAGCTGATGCGGACGCTGTTCCAGGAAGGCCAGAGCGTGAAGGCCGGCGATCTCCTGGCCGAGATCGACCCGCGCCCCTTCGAGACCCAGCTCACCCAGGCGGAAGGTCAGCTCGCGAAGGACGAGGCCGCGCTGAACAACGCGCGGCTCGACCTCGAGCGGTATCGCTCGCTCGTCAAGGGCGGCTTCATCCCGCAGCAGCAGCTCGACACGCAGGCGTCGACCGTGTCGCAGCTGTCCGCCGCGATCAAGTCCGACCAGGGGCAGATCGACAGCATCCGCCTGCAGCTCACCTACACCGAGATCCTCGCCCCGATCACCGGGCGCGCCGGACTGCGGCTGGTCGATCCCGGCAACATGGTGCACGCCAACGATCCGGGCGGGCTCGTGGTGCTGACCCAGGTGCAGCCGATCGCGGTGATCTTCACGATTCCCCAGGACAACCTGCCCGCGGTGCTCGCGCGCCAGCGCCAGGGCGGCGCGCTGCCGGTCGACGCGTACGATCGCGAGGGGCGGACGAAGATCGCCACCGGCACGCTGGTGGCGATCGACAACCAGATCGACGTGGGGACCGGCACGGTGCGGCTCAAGGCCTCGTTCGAGAACCGCGAGGGCGAGCTGTTCCCGAACCAGTTCGTCAACGCCCGCGTGCAGGTCGACGTGCTCAAGGGCGCGGTGCTGGTGCCGAACGACGCCGTCCAGCGCGGAGCCCAGGGCCCGTTCGTGTACGTGGCGAAGCCGGACAAGACGGTGGAGCTGCGGAAGGTCTCGCTCGGCCCCACCGAGGGCAACGTGACCGCGGTCCGCGAGGGCGTGGCCGCGGGCGACGCCCTCATCGTCGACGGCGTCGACAAGGTGCAAGAGCGCTCGCGCGTGGAGCCGACCGTGCGCGAGCGCCCGGCGGGGGCGCGCCCGGCGAAATGA
- a CDS encoding sugar phosphate nucleotidyltransferase has product MTTTALTSTPDLRSRGDLWAIVLAGGEGLRRRASRSLLRQTLARVALLVPPDRTVVVTQADHARLVGAELAGRPAVHVLTQPSDRGTAASVLLPAHWIRARHPHAMVAVFPADHVILAESVFLGQVAEVVHYVRAHPDWLVLLGAPPTDPDPDYGWIEPGPRLGWAGGGAVHQVRAFREKPSRESACRLFSLGGLWSTFSFIAGVAALIEAGRACVPLLHDRLVRLAVFAGTQFEGWAVRQAYLFAPAADFSRSVLASTLPRLAVARLPPCTWCDIGVSERVARARAGREYGSIE; this is encoded by the coding sequence ATGACCACCACGGCCCTCACCTCGACTCCCGATCTGCGGTCCCGCGGTGACCTCTGGGCCATCGTGCTCGCCGGAGGCGAAGGCCTGCGGCGGCGGGCCTCCCGATCGCTCCTGCGCCAGACTCTCGCGCGCGTCGCCCTGCTGGTGCCACCCGATCGCACCGTCGTGGTCACGCAGGCCGACCACGCCCGACTCGTCGGCGCCGAGCTGGCCGGCCGGCCCGCGGTGCACGTCCTGACTCAGCCATCCGACCGCGGCACCGCCGCCTCGGTCCTGCTGCCCGCTCACTGGATCCGTGCGCGCCACCCGCACGCGATGGTCGCGGTGTTCCCCGCTGATCACGTCATCCTCGCGGAGTCGGTCTTCCTGGGCCAGGTGGCCGAGGTGGTCCACTACGTGCGCGCGCATCCCGACTGGCTCGTGCTGCTCGGCGCGCCGCCCACCGACCCCGATCCCGACTACGGCTGGATCGAGCCCGGCCCGCGCCTGGGCTGGGCCGGCGGCGGCGCGGTCCACCAGGTGCGGGCATTCCGCGAGAAGCCGAGCCGGGAATCGGCGTGCCGCCTCTTCTCGCTCGGCGGCCTGTGGAGCACGTTCAGCTTCATCGCCGGCGTCGCCGCGCTGATCGAGGCCGGCCGGGCGTGCGTGCCGCTGCTCCACGACCGTCTGGTCCGCCTCGCCGTGTTCGCCGGCACGCAGTTCGAGGGGTGGGCGGTGCGGCAGGCCTACCTCTTCGCTCCCGCCGCCGACTTCTCGCGCTCCGTGCTCGCGTCGACGCTGCCCCGGTTGGCCGTCGCGCGCCTGCCGCCGTGCACGTGGTGCGACATCGGCGTCTCGGAGCGCGTGGCTCGAGCGCGCGCGGGCCGGGAATACGGGTCGATCGAATGA